A window of Blastocatellia bacterium contains these coding sequences:
- a CDS encoding aspartate kinase — translation MLVMKFGGTSVGSASRIAEIVKIIKNEQETTKEIVVVVSAMSGVTNGLLAAATAATEGKQAEYESICQDLLRKHRIAILELIKDAVRCEELLKEIEKLIEQNCSRLCYGIQILGEASPRALDAIASLGERLSARLVAAALTEAGILAEWLEATDLIVTDDNFGDAAPQMPETEARTKEKLLPVLSSGHVAVVTGFIGATRKGVITTLGRGGSDYTAGIIGACLKASEVWIWTDVDGVMTADPSIVPDAHTLSEMTYSEAAELSYYGAKVLYPKTILPVIKDEIPLLIKNSFFPDRVGTRIASTTSTKDSDVKAITSIKNISLITISGRGMMGVPGIAAKTFTAVASQNVNILMISQSSSENNICFVINTSEVERTCNVLRRALEIEFHHKHIEDIQVQDKVAIIAVVGERMKGTPGIAARMFGAVGTSQANIIAIAQGSSEINISFVIPESDIARVVRSIHDEFKLGKSK, via the coding sequence ATGCTAGTAATGAAGTTCGGCGGTACATCTGTAGGGAGTGCTAGTAGAATTGCCGAAATAGTAAAAATTATTAAGAATGAACAAGAAACAACAAAAGAAATTGTGGTAGTTGTGTCAGCAATGAGTGGTGTTACTAATGGTTTGTTAGCCGCCGCAACAGCCGCAACAGAAGGTAAACAAGCTGAATATGAAAGCATTTGCCAAGATTTGCTTCGTAAACATCGAATTGCTATTTTAGAGCTAATTAAAGATGCTGTGCGTTGTGAAGAACTACTTAAAGAAATTGAAAAGCTAATTGAACAAAATTGTAGCCGTCTTTGCTACGGCATACAAATTTTAGGAGAAGCTTCCCCACGTGCTTTAGATGCAATTGCTTCTTTAGGCGAACGTCTTTCGGCTCGTCTTGTGGCTGCTGCACTTACAGAAGCAGGAATTTTAGCTGAGTGGCTAGAAGCTACAGATTTAATTGTTACAGATGATAATTTTGGAGATGCCGCACCTCAAATGCCAGAAACCGAAGCTAGAACAAAAGAAAAATTATTGCCAGTATTAAGCTCAGGTCATGTTGCAGTTGTTACTGGCTTTATTGGTGCTACTCGTAAGGGTGTAATTACTACGCTAGGTCGTGGCGGCTCTGATTATACAGCAGGAATTATTGGAGCTTGCTTAAAGGCTAGTGAAGTTTGGATTTGGACGGACGTTGATGGTGTAATGACGGCTGACCCTTCAATTGTTCCTGATGCTCATACTTTATCTGAAATGACTTATAGCGAAGCAGCAGAACTTTCTTACTATGGTGCTAAAGTGCTGTATCCAAAGACAATATTGCCAGTAATTAAAGATGAAATCCCACTACTAATAAAAAATAGCTTTTTTCCTGACCGAGTAGGCACACGTATTGCCTCAACAACTTCTACTAAAGATAGTGATGTAAAAGCTATTACCTCAATAAAAAATATTAGTTTAATTACTATTAGTGGACGTGGAATGATGGGGGTGCCAGGAATTGCAGCAAAAACTTTTACTGCCGTTGCTAGCCAAAATGTCAATATTTTAATGATTTCTCAATCTTCTTCAGAAAATAATATTTGCTTTGTTATTAATACTTCTGAGGTAGAACGTACCTGCAATGTCTTAAGACGAGCCTTAGAAATAGAGTTTCATCATAAACATATTGAAGATATTCAAGTTCAAGATAAAGTTGCAATCATCGCTGTTGTAGGCGAACGAATGAAAGGCACACCCGGAATTGCTGCACGAATGTTTGGAGCCGTAGGAACTAGTCAAGCAAACATCATTGCTATTGCTCAAGGTTCATCGGAAATTAATATTTCTTTTGTAATTCCTGAGTCTGATATTGCTAGAGTTGTTAGATCCATTCATGATGAGTTTAAGTTAGGCAAAAGCAAGTAA
- a CDS encoding ATP-binding protein codes for MTQASNSPMAKDPKKNDFHKILPFLKEKIEFVIPSQIEWMHEVLAYLIERTAHLGIIQPSTSNIFVALDEAIANAIKHGNKSDPNKRIHIVAEITPQQASFTITDEGEGFDLNSLPNPTDPDYILRPCGRGVMLIYHIMDEVRYNTRGNQIVMIKRPETEESELDINKRAAQTPENLQCKPDQDCCN; via the coding sequence TTGACACAAGCATCTAATTCACCTATGGCAAAAGATCCTAAGAAAAACGATTTTCATAAAATTTTGCCTTTTTTGAAGGAAAAAATAGAGTTTGTTATCCCAAGCCAAATTGAATGGATGCACGAAGTTTTAGCCTATCTAATTGAACGCACTGCACATTTAGGAATTATTCAACCCTCTACTTCTAATATTTTTGTTGCCTTAGATGAAGCCATTGCTAACGCAATAAAACATGGAAACAAATCTGACCCAAACAAACGAATCCACATAGTTGCAGAAATTACCCCTCAACAAGCAAGTTTTACTATTACCGATGAAGGCGAAGGTTTTGACCTAAATAGTCTACCTAATCCAACCGACCCTGATTATATTTTGCGTCCTTGTGGGCGTGGCGTGATGTTGATTTATCATATTATGGATGAAGTGCGTTATAACACTCGCGGCAATCAAATTGTAATGATCAAACGCCCGGAAACCGAAGAAAGCGAGTTAGATATCAATAAACGTGCTGCTCAAACTCCAGAAAACCTACAATGTAAACCTGACCAAGATTGCTGTAATTAA
- a CDS encoding rhomboid family intramembrane serine protease, producing the protein MIPIGHQPTKQKIIPVIVYLLVIINIYVFLLELLLGEPFIVGYSAIPYEITNNIDLVKPGFIDGLGKIPQAPGPDPIYLTLLTSMFMHGSLFHILGNMIYLWVFGEEIEGCFGHFRLLIFYLLCGIIASLAHISSQPLAIIPSLGASGAIAGILGAYLVTFPAHKIKVIIPVGIFASIVELPAIFVVGFWFILQLLGQFSTAISSSGDGVTYGTHRRIFSRNFL; encoded by the coding sequence ATGATACCTATTGGACATCAACCTACTAAACAAAAAATAATTCCTGTAATAGTTTATTTACTGGTTATTATAAATATTTATGTATTTTTACTAGAATTACTACTAGGAGAACCTTTTATTGTCGGCTATTCAGCAATTCCTTATGAAATAACTAATAATATTGACTTGGTTAAACCAGGTTTTATTGATGGATTAGGCAAAATTCCTCAAGCTCCTGGCCCTGACCCTATTTATTTAACCCTTCTTACCTCTATGTTTATGCATGGTAGCCTGTTTCATATCTTAGGTAACATGATTTATCTTTGGGTGTTTGGAGAAGAAATAGAAGGCTGTTTTGGACATTTTCGCTTACTAATTTTCTATCTACTTTGTGGAATAATAGCTTCTCTAGCTCACATATCTAGCCAACCCCTTGCAATTATTCCTTCACTTGGAGCATCAGGAGCAATTGCAGGAATACTTGGAGCCTATTTAGTCACATTTCCAGCCCATAAAATTAAAGTAATTATTCCTGTTGGAATCTTTGCTAGCATAGTAGAACTACCAGCAATTTTTGTTGTTGGATTTTGGTTTATTTTACAACTCCTAGGCCAGTTTTCCACTGCTATTTCAAGTAGTGGTGATGGTGTAACTTATGGCACACATAGGAGGATTTTTAGCAGGAATTTTCTTTAG
- a CDS encoding agmatinase family protein: protein MENFDPNAAALADSGIFGLPNTLENSKVVLIPVPFEATTSYGGGTASGPSAILAASKQVDLYDYGTGRPYKSGIYLLEESAEIQDYNRKAKKLATPIIEASGNVKDSPRLQFNLDKVNEYCSKLNHIVYETARELLAKDKIVGLVGGDHATPFGSIKAHTEAYPGGFGILHLDAHCDLRQSYEGFDWSHASIMYNVINHLPRVTKLVQVGIRDFSEGELEVIQNSHGRIVTYFDEILMAHKFEGVAWARIVDGIIKDLPEQVYLSFDIDGLDPTLCPNTGTPVPGGLSFQEIIALLGGLVRSGRRIIGFDLTEVAPGPDGDEWDANVGARLLYKMIGYTLLSQNSKKNKQRKK, encoded by the coding sequence ATGGAAAACTTTGATCCTAATGCTGCTGCTCTAGCTGATTCTGGTATTTTTGGGCTTCCAAACACTTTAGAAAATAGCAAAGTTGTGTTAATTCCTGTTCCTTTTGAAGCTACTACATCTTATGGAGGCGGGACGGCTTCGGGCCCAAGTGCAATACTTGCAGCAAGTAAACAAGTTGATTTATATGATTATGGGACGGGACGACCTTACAAAAGCGGAATTTACTTATTAGAAGAGTCAGCAGAAATACAAGACTATAACCGAAAAGCAAAAAAGCTAGCTACACCTATTATTGAAGCTAGTGGAAATGTAAAAGACTCTCCAAGACTTCAATTTAATTTAGATAAAGTTAATGAATATTGCAGTAAGCTAAATCATATTGTTTATGAAACGGCACGCGAACTGCTAGCTAAAGATAAAATTGTTGGGTTAGTAGGCGGCGATCACGCTACGCCTTTTGGCTCAATAAAGGCACACACAGAAGCTTATCCAGGTGGTTTTGGAATTTTACACCTAGATGCACATTGTGATCTAAGGCAATCTTATGAAGGCTTTGATTGGTCACATGCTTCTATTATGTATAATGTTATTAACCATTTACCAAGAGTTACTAAACTTGTCCAAGTTGGTATTAGAGATTTTTCTGAGGGAGAATTAGAGGTTATACAAAACTCTCACGGTCGAATTGTTACTTATTTTGATGAAATATTAATGGCACATAAATTTGAAGGCGTAGCCTGGGCAAGAATAGTAGACGGAATAATTAAAGATTTACCAGAACAAGTTTATCTTTCTTTTGACATTGATGGACTAGATCCCACGCTTTGCCCAAATACAGGAACACCTGTTCCGGGCGGGCTTTCTTTTCAAGAAATTATTGCTTTGCTTGGTGGGCTAGTGCGTTCAGGTCGTCGGATAATTGGGTTTGACCTTACAGAAGTTGCACCCGGGCCTGATGGCGATGAATGGGACGCTAATGTTGGGGCAAGACTTCTTTATAAAATGATAGGTTATACTTTACTTAGTCAAAATTCTAAAAAAAATAAACAGCGCAAAAAATAA
- the pepQ gene encoding Xaa-Pro dipeptidase has translation MQLAELYQEHIAKLKNSYTNIINELSERGINLDGVLIHSGSEGYYFADDNHIAFRNVPHFTHWLPLEAPEQFLLFQPNKPLKLFRYIPKDFWYETPVDAAKHWQSEFEITEVNQVSEIAKLLPNLSQIAYIGNNTSLVQEWGVNPELVQPRSLMSRLDFARAIKTPYEVHCIKLANQRAACGHRAALAAFQAGLSEREIHRDYLNAIDGAETDTPYTNIVALNEKAAVLHYQHKRGREASNGDLLLIDAGAKMFGYCSDITRTYLREGVDDVFQELLNKMESLQQALVAQVKVGLSYIDIHQATHQGVAKILAELELIKLSADEIFARGFTHPFFPHGIGHLLGIQVHDVSGHVADKEGTPAPPPAEYPFLRFTRVIEAGQVFTIEPGFYFIPMLLEPYRNGEDKDLFNWAMIDRLSKFGGIRIEDNIYVRVEGPENLTRAVLS, from the coding sequence ATGCAATTAGCTGAACTTTATCAGGAACATATTGCTAAACTAAAAAATAGCTACACAAATATTATTAATGAACTATCTGAGCGGGGAATAAATTTAGATGGTGTGTTAATTCATTCTGGCAGTGAGGGTTATTATTTTGCTGATGATAACCATATTGCTTTCCGTAATGTTCCGCATTTTACACATTGGCTTCCATTAGAAGCACCTGAGCAGTTTTTGCTTTTTCAACCTAATAAACCATTAAAATTATTTCGATATATTCCTAAAGATTTTTGGTATGAAACTCCGGTTGATGCTGCTAAACATTGGCAATCAGAATTTGAAATTACAGAAGTAAATCAAGTTAGTGAAATAGCTAAGCTTTTACCTAATTTAAGCCAAATTGCTTATATAGGTAATAATACTAGTTTGGTTCAAGAATGGGGAGTAAATCCAGAGCTAGTTCAACCAAGAAGTTTGATGAGCAGACTAGATTTTGCCCGCGCAATTAAAACACCTTATGAAGTTCATTGCATAAAATTAGCTAATCAACGTGCTGCTTGTGGACATCGTGCAGCATTAGCCGCTTTTCAAGCAGGACTAAGCGAGCGGGAAATCCATAGAGATTATCTTAATGCAATAGATGGTGCAGAAACTGATACACCTTACACTAATATTGTTGCATTAAATGAAAAGGCTGCTGTACTGCATTATCAACATAAACGTGGTCGAGAAGCCTCTAACGGGGATTTGCTTTTAATTGATGCTGGGGCAAAAATGTTTGGCTATTGTAGTGATATTACTAGAACTTACTTACGTGAAGGTGTTGATGATGTATTCCAAGAATTACTTAATAAAATGGAAAGTTTGCAACAAGCTTTGGTTGCTCAAGTAAAAGTTGGACTATCTTATATAGATATTCATCAAGCTACTCATCAAGGAGTAGCTAAAATATTAGCTGAGTTAGAGTTAATTAAATTATCAGCAGATGAAATTTTTGCACGTGGTTTTACACATCCTTTCTTCCCTCATGGAATTGGGCATTTATTAGGGATTCAAGTTCATGATGTTTCTGGTCATGTGGCTGATAAAGAGGGGACTCCAGCCCCACCTCCAGCAGAGTATCCATTTTTAAGATTTACTCGTGTAATAGAAGCAGGACAAGTTTTTACAATTGAACCTGGTTTTTATTTTATTCCGATGCTGCTTGAGCCTTACCGAAATGGAGAAGACAAAGATTTATTTAACTGGGCAATGATTGACCGACTTTCTAAGTTTGGAGGCATTCGCATAGAAGACAATATTTATGTTAGGGTTGAAGGGCCAGAAAATCTAACAAGGGCGGTTTTAAGTTAA
- a CDS encoding SCO family protein translates to MLTRSQLEVYLTIALLLIVSLFINCQSPTNNNQTSNAVVGNEQLITLSDLGELPEFSLTNQSGKTLTTADLKGKIWVADFFFTSCQGVCPVMTARMSKLDKTLGDKGLHLLSISVDPATDSPEKLTEYAKKFEAKDNWQFLTGEKAKIIDLSVKGFRLSLGEDPMSHSQRLVLIDNRSHIRGYYSIDRENEMQLIVEHATQLLKEANVTSRN, encoded by the coding sequence ATGTTAACTCGATCTCAACTAGAAGTTTACCTTACAATAGCTTTGCTTTTAATAGTTTCACTTTTTATTAATTGTCAAAGCCCAACCAATAACAATCAAACATCAAATGCAGTTGTAGGAAATGAACAGTTAATAACTTTATCTGATCTTGGGGAATTACCAGAATTTTCTCTTACTAATCAAAGTGGAAAAACCTTAACAACAGCAGACTTAAAAGGAAAAATTTGGGTAGCAGACTTCTTTTTCACTAGTTGCCAGGGCGTTTGTCCCGTTATGACAGCACGAATGTCTAAATTAGACAAAACCCTTGGTGATAAAGGTTTACACCTACTTTCTATTAGTGTTGATCCTGCTACAGACAGTCCAGAAAAATTAACTGAATATGCTAAAAAATTTGAAGCTAAGGACAATTGGCAGTTTCTTACAGGAGAAAAAGCAAAAATTATTGATCTTTCTGTAAAAGGTTTTCGCTTAAGCCTTGGTGAAGACCCAATGAGCCATAGCCAACGGCTAGTTTTAATAGATAATCGTAGTCATATTCGAGGCTATTACAGTATAGATAGAGAAAATGAGATGCAATTAATAGTAGAACATGCAACTCAACTGTTAAAGGAAGCGAATGTAACTAGTAGAAATTAA
- a CDS encoding M23 family metallopeptidase, whose protein sequence is MSTNIRVSPRKNKKVNLNFFVVALLLSVFCLQQSTFAQDYKHLSMSSNFANNSKESTVNDNKTESADSSEAKEVVTRPRFVNPKRVLNFAKKYYFPLKGLISSIYGEKRRGHRHKGIDIAAATGTPIYPAAEGKVVFSGWQSGYGNTLIIEHKDGQLSRYAHAQKLFVSEGDSVNINDTIALVGSTGRSTGPHLHFELTDSFGNQLNPLKVLYKRNLLATDEQIENITEESIVSNVEVEEVTE, encoded by the coding sequence TTGTCTACCAACATTAGAGTCTCTCCTAGAAAAAACAAAAAAGTTAACTTAAACTTTTTTGTTGTTGCCCTACTTTTAAGTGTATTTTGTTTACAACAAAGCACTTTTGCCCAAGATTACAAACATTTGTCTATGTCATCCAACTTTGCTAATAACAGCAAAGAATCAACAGTAAATGATAACAAAACAGAATCAGCCGATAGTTCCGAAGCTAAAGAAGTTGTCACCCGCCCAAGGTTTGTTAATCCAAAACGTGTACTTAATTTTGCAAAAAAATATTACTTCCCATTAAAAGGCTTAATTAGCTCTATTTATGGTGAAAAGCGCCGTGGTCATCGTCATAAAGGTATTGATATTGCTGCCGCCACTGGCACACCCATTTATCCAGCAGCAGAAGGAAAAGTAGTTTTTTCTGGTTGGCAAAGTGGTTATGGAAATACTCTAATAATTGAACATAAGGATGGTCAATTATCTCGTTATGCACATGCACAAAAACTATTTGTTAGTGAAGGCGATAGCGTAAACATCAATGATACTATTGCTTTAGTAGGTTCTACAGGTCGATCTACTGGCCCACACCTACATTTTGAATTAACTGATAGTTTTGGTAATCAGCTTAACCCATTAAAAGTTCTATATAAAAGAAACCTTCTAGCAACAGATGAACAAATAGAAAACATAACAGAAGAGAGTATTGTCTCCAATGTTGAAGTTGAAGAAGTGACTGAATAG
- a CDS encoding ABC transporter permease, translating to MESLVIANVKHRPLRTLMTAIGISIGIVLILIIVGLAHGMLQDRASREANMAAEIIVRPVGSFTAGLASNTLSMDIKEVEKVSQISGVKAVTPVAQYVQNTGTGIGFRVTEAIVFDSYLQTTGVKLVEGQAPTSDTEAIVDADYAAEKKLKIGDPVKTLDKTFKLAGIYSPTVGSRIKVRLSMIQELLSAENRCTMLLVRCENPKDQEKIAQQIGQATTDTQIIFTRDLPRLYSQGLPALDVFLKVLVALSVFISTLVILLSMYTAISERTKEIGVLKSLGASRTFIIWTIEKEAVLIGIIGVLLGYSLAFLSRLLITKFTSLQHIDFEWNWLLITALVGIFGALLGALYPAIYAAQKDPVVALSYE from the coding sequence ATGGAAAGTTTGGTTATTGCCAATGTTAAGCACCGTCCTTTACGTACTTTAATGACTGCTATTGGAATTTCTATTGGTATAGTCTTGATATTAATTATTGTTGGACTAGCTCATGGAATGTTACAGGATCGTGCTTCTAGAGAAGCAAATATGGCAGCAGAAATAATTGTTAGACCTGTAGGAAGTTTTACTGCTGGACTTGCTTCTAATACTCTTTCAATGGATATAAAAGAGGTGGAAAAAGTCTCTCAAATCTCTGGAGTAAAAGCAGTTACTCCTGTAGCCCAATATGTGCAAAATACTGGAACGGGTATAGGTTTTCGAGTTACAGAAGCAATTGTTTTTGATAGTTACCTACAAACTACAGGAGTTAAATTAGTTGAAGGCCAAGCCCCTACTAGCGACACTGAAGCCATTGTTGATGCAGATTATGCAGCAGAAAAAAAATTAAAAATTGGCGATCCTGTAAAAACGCTAGACAAAACTTTTAAGCTAGCCGGGATTTATAGCCCAACGGTTGGATCACGTATAAAAGTTCGCCTTTCAATGATCCAAGAATTGCTTTCAGCAGAAAACCGTTGCACAATGTTACTTGTTCGTTGTGAAAATCCAAAAGATCAAGAAAAAATTGCACAACAAATTGGTCAAGCAACTACTGACACTCAAATAATTTTTACTCGTGATTTACCTCGCCTTTATTCTCAAGGTTTACCTGCCTTAGATGTCTTCTTAAAAGTTTTAGTCGCATTATCTGTATTTATTAGTACATTAGTAATTTTACTTTCTATGTATACCGCAATAAGTGAAAGGACTAAAGAAATAGGTGTATTAAAAAGTTTAGGAGCATCCCGGACTTTTATTATTTGGACTATTGAAAAAGAAGCTGTATTAATTGGGATAATAGGCGTTTTACTTGGTTATTCCTTAGCCTTTCTATCACGTCTTTTAATAACAAAATTCACAAGTCTTCAACATATTGATTTTGAATGGAATTGGCTTTTAATTACTGCTCTAGTAGGCATTTTTGGAGCATTACTTGGCGCACTTTACCCAGCCATTTATGCAGCACAAAAAGATCCTGTTGTGGCACTTAGCTATGAATAA
- a CDS encoding phenylacetate-CoA oxygenase subunit PaaI, with amino-acid sequence MEATQALKEKDPKYQETVIQMMRSQAYRELAAAQLFGYGLQFVPVKNFKFMVWHINEETEHYFAVANLYKQYTGESVDEWVMERLKNKPIPFVDSWLELGVAQWLYDRGGFWQLQEYENCSWEPYRTIVDKIIQEERGHQSHGAKIAISLCQEETNRVQAQTVFAKWLRQGLLSFGRPHNAGNKYAIEVGLKKRDSADVMQDFINDIREDVKAAGLFWPSIEELGVEMPADIDWSL; translated from the coding sequence ATGGAAGCAACACAAGCATTAAAAGAAAAAGATCCCAAATATCAAGAAACCGTAATTCAAATGATGCGCTCACAAGCTTATCGTGAACTAGCCGCAGCACAATTGTTTGGTTATGGGTTGCAATTTGTTCCTGTAAAAAACTTTAAGTTTATGGTTTGGCATATTAATGAAGAAACAGAACATTACTTTGCTGTTGCTAACCTTTATAAACAATATACAGGTGAATCTGTTGATGAGTGGGTAATGGAACGATTAAAAAATAAACCAATCCCATTTGTTGACTCATGGCTAGAATTAGGTGTTGCTCAGTGGCTTTATGATCGTGGTGGCTTTTGGCAGTTACAAGAATATGAAAATTGCTCATGGGAACCTTACCGAACTATTGTAGATAAAATTATCCAAGAAGAACGTGGTCATCAATCACATGGGGCAAAAATCGCTATTAGCCTTTGCCAAGAAGAAACCAACCGCGTCCAAGCACAAACAGTATTTGCTAAATGGCTTCGTCAAGGACTACTTTCTTTTGGTCGTCCTCATAATGCTGGAAATAAATATGCAATCGAAGTAGGACTAAAGAAACGCGATAGCGCGGACGTAATGCAAGATTTTATTAATGATATTCGTGAAGATGTTAAAGCGGCTGGACTGTTTTGGCCTAGTATTGAAGAACTTGGTGTAGAAATGCCCGCAGATATCGACTGGTCATTATAA